The following coding sequences lie in one Acidobacteriota bacterium genomic window:
- a CDS encoding PQQ-binding-like beta-propeller repeat protein: protein MAIDRKTGKTVWERVAREETPHERHQENGTWASSSAVTDGEVVIATFESRGLHAYDMNGTRVWERDLGDKRMRSQFGEGSTPALHGRFLVCVWDHQGESFIVALDKRTGAEIWRQPRKEIDTWATPLITTVNGKAQVITGAMNQIQAYDLETGTPIWNTTGLTMNPIPSPVVEDGLAILMSGFRGNSLKAIKLADAKGDITGTPAVAWTYERDTPYVPSPLLYDGVLYFLKSNNGILSVFDAKTGKPHYTLQRLDATPNVFASPVGAAGRVYIVGRDGATVVLKHGPTFEVLATNTLDDGFDASPALVDGELLLKGYRYLYSISNQ, encoded by the coding sequence ATGGCCATCGACCGGAAGACCGGCAAGACGGTCTGGGAACGCGTGGCGCGCGAAGAGACGCCCCACGAACGCCATCAGGAAAATGGCACGTGGGCTTCATCGTCGGCCGTGACTGATGGTGAGGTCGTGATCGCCACGTTCGAGTCGCGCGGGCTGCACGCCTACGACATGAACGGCACACGCGTATGGGAGAGGGATCTTGGCGACAAACGCATGCGGAGCCAGTTTGGCGAAGGCAGCACGCCGGCACTGCATGGCCGCTTCCTCGTGTGCGTTTGGGACCATCAGGGCGAGTCATTTATCGTCGCGCTCGACAAACGCACGGGTGCGGAAATCTGGCGGCAGCCACGAAAAGAGATCGACACCTGGGCCACGCCCCTCATCACCACGGTCAACGGCAAGGCGCAGGTCATCACCGGAGCGATGAATCAGATTCAGGCGTACGACCTCGAAACGGGCACGCCGATCTGGAATACCACTGGACTCACGATGAACCCCATTCCGTCGCCGGTGGTCGAGGACGGCCTGGCGATTCTGATGAGCGGCTTCCGGGGCAACAGCCTGAAAGCCATCAAGCTCGCGGACGCGAAGGGTGACATCACGGGCACGCCTGCGGTGGCGTGGACCTACGAGCGCGACACGCCATACGTGCCGTCGCCACTCCTCTATGACGGCGTGCTGTATTTTCTGAAGAGCAACAACGGCATCCTGTCGGTGTTCGACGCGAAGACCGGCAAGCCTCACTACACGTTGCAGCGACTGGACGCCACGCCGAATGTGTTTGCGTCTCCGGTCGGCGCCGCCGGTCGCGTCTACATCGTGGGCCGCGATGGCGCCACGGTGGTTCTGAAACACGGGCCCACCTTCGAGGTGCTCGCTACCAACACACTGGACGATGGGTTTGATGCGTCGCCGGCGCTCGTGGACGGCGAGCTGTTGCTGAAGGGCTATCGGTACCTGTACAGCAT